A region from the Drosophila mauritiana strain mau12 chromosome 2L, ASM438214v1, whole genome shotgun sequence genome encodes:
- the LOC117135128 gene encoding myosin heavy chain, muscle isoform X4 has protein sequence MPKPVANQEDEDPTPYLFVSLEQRRIDQSKPYDSKKSCWIPDEKEGYLLGEIKATKGDIVSVGLQGGETRDLKKDLLQQVNPPKYEKAEDMSNLTYLNDASVLHNLRQRYYNKLIYTYSGLFCVAINPYKRYPVYTNRCAKMYRGKRRNEVPPHIFAISDGAYVDMLTNHVNQSMLITGESGAGKTENTKKVIAYFATVGASKKTDEAAKSKGSLEDQVVQTNPVLEAFGNAKTVRNDNSSRFGKFIRIHFGPTGKLAGADIETYLLEKARVISQQSLERSYHIFYQIMSGSVAGVKDICLLTDNIYDYHIVSQGKVTVASIDDAEEFSLTDQAFDILGFTKQEKEDVYRITAAVMHMGGMKFKQRGREEQAEQDGEEEGGRVSKLFGCDTAELYKNLLKPRIKVGNEFVTQGRNVQQVTNSIGALCKGVFDRLFKWLVKKCNETLDTQQKRQHFIGVLDIAGFEIFEYNGFEQLCINFTNEKLQQFFNHHMFVLEQEEYKREGIDWAFIDFGMDLLACIDLIEKPMGILSILEEESMFPKATDQTFSEKLTNTHLGKSAPFQKPKPPKPGQQAAHFAIAHYAGCVSYNITGWLEKNKDPLNDTVVDQFKKSQNKLLIEIFADHAGQSGGGEQAKGGRGKKGGGFATVSSAYKEQLNSLMTTLRSTQPHFVRCIIPNEMKQPGVVDAHLVMHQLTCNGVLEGIRICRKGFPNRMMYPDFKMRYQILNPKGIKGIEDPKKCTKVLIESTELNDDQYRLGNTKVFFRAGVLGQMEEFRDERLGKIMSWMQAWARGYLSRKGFKKLQEQRVALKVVQRNLRKYLQLRTWPWYKLWQKVKPLLNVSRIEDEIARLEEKAKKAEELHAAEVKVRKELEALNAKLLAEKTALLDSLSGEKGALQDYQERNAKLTAQKNDLENQLRDIQERLTQEEDARNQLFQQKKKADQEISGLKKDIEDLELNVQKAEQDKATKDHQIRNLNDEIAHQDELINKLNKEKKMQGETNQKTGEELQAAEDKINHLNKVKAKLEQTLDELEDSLEREKKVRGDVEKSKRKVEGDLKLTQEAVADLERNKKELEQTIQRKDKELSSITAKLEDEQVVVLKHQRQIKELQARIEELEEEVEAERQARAKAEKQRADLARELEELGERLEEAGGATSAQIELNKKREAELSKLRRDLEEANIQHESTLANLRKKHNDAVAEMAEQVDQLNKLKAKAEKEKNEYYGQLNDLRAGVDHITNEKAAQEKIAKQLQHTLNEVQSKLDETNRTLNDFDASKKKLSIENSDLLRQLEEAESQVSQLSKIKISLTTQLEDTKRLADEESRERATLLGKFRNLEHDLDNLREQVEEEAEGKADLQRQLSKANAEAQVWRSKYESDGVARSEELEEAKRKLQARLAEAEETIESLNQKCIGLEKTKQRLSTEVEDLQLEVDRANAIANAAEKKQKAFDKIIGEWKLKVDDLAAELDASQKECRNYSTELFRLKGAYEEGQEQLEAVRRENKNLADEVKDLLDQIGEGGRNIHEIEKARKRLEAEKDELQAALEEAEAALEQEENKVLRAQLELSQVRQEIDRRIQEKEEEFENTRKNHQRALDSMQASLEAEAKGKAEALRMKKKLEADINELEIALDHANKANAEAQKNIKRYQQQLKDIQTALEEEQRARDDAREQLGISERRANALQNELEESRTLLEQADRGRRQAEQELADAHEQLNEVSAQNASISAAKRKLESELQTLHSDLDELLNEAKNSEEKAKKAMVDAARLADELRAEQDHAQTQEKLRKALEQQIKELQVRLDEAEANALKGGKKAIQKLEQRVRELENELDGEQRRHADAQKNLRKSERRVKELSFQSEEDRKNHERMQDLVDKLQQKIKTYKRQIEEAEEIAALNLAKFRKAQQELEEAEERADLAEQAISKFRAKGRAGSVGRGASPAPRATSVRPQFDGLAFPPRFDLAPENEF, from the exons ATGCCGAAGCCAGTCGCAAATCAGGAGGATGAGGATCCCACCCCATACCTGTTCGTGTCTTTGGAGCAAAGGCGTATCGATCAATCGAAACCCTATGACTCGAAGAAGTCTTGCTGGATCCCCGATGAGAAGGAGGGTTATCTCCTTGGTGAGATCAAGGCCACCAAGGGCGATATCGTCTCCGTTGGTCTGCAGGGTGGAGAG ACACGAGACTTAAAGAAAGATCTGCTCCAGCAAGTGAACCCCCCGAAATACGAAAAAGCCGAGGATATGTCCAACTTGACATACCTTAACGATGCCTCTGTGCTCCATAACTTGAGACAGAGATACTACAACAAGCTGATCTAC ACCTACTCCGGTCTTTTCTGCGTTGCCATCAATCCTTACAAGCGCTACCCCGTGTATACCAACCGTTGCGCTAAGATGTACCGTGGCAAGCGCCGTAATGAGGTGCCACCCCATATTTTCGCCATCTCTGACGGTGCCTACGTCGACATGTTGACCAACCACGTGAATCAATCTATGTTGATCACCGGTGAGTCTGGTGCCGGAAAGACTGAGAACACCAAGAAGGTCATTGCGTACTTCGCCACTGTTGGTGCCTCCAAGAAGACCGATGAGGCCGCCAAGAGCAAGGGCTCCCTGGAAGATCAGGTTGTGCAGACCAACCCTGTGCTTGAGGCCTTCGGTAACGCCAAGACCGTGCGTAACGATAACTCCTCTCGTTTC GGTAAATTCATCCGTATCCACTTCGGACCCACTGGTAAACTGGCTGGTGCTGATATTGAGACCT ATCTGCTGGAGAAGGCCCGTGTCATCTCCCAGCAGTCCCTGGAGCGTTCTTACCACATCTTCTACCAGATCATGTCTGGCTCCGTTGCCGGTGTTAAAG ACATTTGTCTGTTGACCGATAACATCTACGATTACCACATTGTCTCCCAGGGCAAGGTCACTGTAGCCAGTATCGATGATGCTGAGGAGTTCTCCCTCACCGAT CAAGCCTTCGACATCTTGGGCTTCACCAAGCAGGAGAAGGAGGATGTGTACAGGATCACCGCCGCTGTCATGCACATGGGTGGCATGAAGTTCAAGCAACGTGGTCGCGAGGAGCAGGCTGAGCAGGACGGCGAGGAGGAGGGTGGCCGTGTGTCGAAGCTGTTCGGTTGCGATACCGCCGAGCTGTACAAGAACTTGCTGAAGCCCCGCATCAAGGTCGGCAACGAGTTCGTCACCCAGGGCCGTAACGTCCAGCAGGTCACCAACTCGATCGGTGCCCTCTGCAAGGGTGTGTTCGATCGTCTGTTCAAGTGGCTGGTGAAGAAGTGTAACGAGACTCTGGACACCCAGCAGAAGCGTCAGCACTTCATTGGTGTACTGGATATTGCTGGTTTTGAGATCTTCGAG TACAACGGTTTCGAGCAACTGTGTATTAACTTCACCAACGAGAAGTTGCAACAATTCTTCAACCATCACATGTTCGTTTTGGAGCAAGAAGAATACAAGAGGGAAGGCATTGACTGGGCCTTCATCGATTTCGGTATGGACTTGTTGGCCTGTATCGATCTGATTGAAAAG CCCATGGGTATCTTGTCCATCCTGGAGGAAGAGTCTATGTTCCCCAAGGCCACCGATCAGACCTTCTCGGAGAAGCTGACCAACACCCATTTGGGCAAGTCGGCTCCATTCCAGAAGCCCAAGCCTCCAAAGCCCGGTCAGCAGGCTGCCCACTTCGCCATTGCCCATTATGCTGGTTGCGTGTCCTACAACATCACCGGTTGGTTGGAGAAGAACAAGGATCCTCTGAACGACACCGTTGTCGACCAGTTCAAGAAGTCGCAGAACAAGCTGCTGATCGAAATCTTCGCCGATCACGCCGGCCAGTCGGGTGGCGGTGAACAGGCCAAGGGAGGTCGTGGCAAGAAGGGCGGTGGCTTCGCTACCGTCTCGTCGGCCTACAAGGAGCAGTTGAACAGCTTGATGACCACTCTGCGTTCGACCCAGCCTCACTTCGTCCGTTGCATCATTCCCAACGAAATGAAGCAGCCTGGCGTGGTTGATGCCCACTTGGTCATGCACCAGCTGACCTGTAACGGTGTGCTTGAAGGTATCCGTATTTGCCGTAAGGGTTTCCCCAACAGGATGATGTACCCCGACTTCAAGATGCG CTACCAAATCCTGAACCCCAAGGGTATCAAGGGTATTGAGGATCCCAAGAAATGCACGAAGGTTCTGATCGAGTCGACCGAACTGAACGATGATCAGTACCGTTTGGGTAACACAAAG GTGTTCTTCCGCGCCGGTGTCCTGGGTCAGATGGAGGAGTTCCGTGATGAGCGTCTGGGCAAGATCATGTCCTGGATGCAGGCCTGGGCCCGTGGTTACCTGTCCCGTAAGGGCTTCAAGAAGCTCCAGGAACAGCGCGTCGCCCTCAAGGTTGTCCAGCGCAATCTGCGCAAGTACCTGCAGCTCCGTACCTGGCCCTGGTACAAACTGTGGCAGAAGGTCAAGCCCCTCCTCAACGTCAGCCGCATCGAGGATGAGATTGCC CGTCTGGAGGAGAAGGCCAAGAAGGCTGAGGAACTGCATGCCGCTGAAGTGAAAGTGCGCAAGGAGCTGGAGGCCCTCAACGCCAAGCTGTTGGCTGAAAAGACCGCTCTGCTGGACTCCCTGTCCGGCGAGAAGGGTGCCCTGCAGGACTACCAGGAGCGCAACGCCAAGTTGACCGCCCAGAAGAACGACCTCGAGAACCAGCTGCGC GATATCCAAGAGCGCCTGACTCAGGAGGAGGATGCCCGCAACCAGCTGTTCCAGCAGAAGAAGAAGGCCGACCAGGAGATCTCTGGCCTGAAGAAGGACATCGAGGATCTGGAATTGAACGTCCAGAAGGCCGAGCAGGACAAGGCCACCAAGGATCACCAGATCCGCAACTTGAACGACGAGATCGCCCACCAGGATGAGCTCATCAACAAGTTGAACAAGGAGAAGAAGATGCAGGGCGAGACCAACCAGAAGACCGGTGAGGAGCTCCAGGCTGCCGAGGACAAGATCAACCACTTGAACAAGGTTAAGGCCAAGCTCGAGCAGACCCTCGATGAACTGGAGGATTCGCTGGAGCGCGAGAAGAAGGTGCGCGGCGATGTTGAGAAGTCCAAGCGCAAGGTTGAGGGCGACCTCAAGCTCACCCAGGAGGCTGTTGCCGATCTGGAGCGCAACAAGAAGGAGCTCGAGCAGACCATCCAGCGCAAGGACAAGGAGCTGTCCTCCATCACCGCCAAGCTCGAGGACGAGCAGGTCGTTGTTCTGAAGCACCAGCGCCAGATCAAGGAACTGCAGGCCCGCATCGAGGAGCTCGAGGAAGAGGTCGAGGCTGAGCGCCAGGCCCGCGCCAAGGCTGAGAAGCAGCGCGCCGATCTGGCCCGCGAACTCGAGGAATTGGGCGAGCGTCTGGAGGAGGCTGGCGGTGCCACCTCTGCCCAGATTGAGCTCAACAAGAAGCGTGAGGCTGAGTTGAGCAAACTGCGTCGCGATCTTGAGGAGGCCAACATCCAGCACGAGTCCACCCTGGCTAACCTGCGCAAGAAGCACAACGATGCCGTCGCCGAGATGGCCGAGCAGGTTGACCAGCTCAACAAGCTGAAGGCTAA GGCTGAGAAGGAGAAGAACGAGTACTACGGCCAGTTGAACGATCTGCGCGCCGGTGTCGACCACATTACCAACGAGAAG GCTGCCCAGGAGAAGATCGCCAAGCAGCTGCAGCACACCCTCAACGAGGTGCAGTCGAAACTGGATGAGACCAACAGGACTCTGAACGACTTCGATGCCAGCAAGAAGAAGCTGTCCATTGAGAACTCCGATCTGCTCCGCCAGCTGGAGGAGGCCGAGTCCCAGGTGTCTCAGCTGTCCAAGATCAAGATCTCTCTGACCACCCAGTTGGAGGACACCAAGCGTCTGGCCGACGAGGAGTCGCGCGAGCGTGCCACCCTTTTGGGCAAGTTCCGCAACTTGGAGCACGACCTGGACAATCTGCGCGAGCAGGTTGAGGAGGAGGCTGAGGGCAAGGCCGATCTGCAGCGCCAGCTGAGCAAGGCCAACGCTGAGGCCCAGGTGTGGCGCAGCAAGTACGAGTCCGATGGCGTTGCCCGCTctgaggagctggaggaggcCAAGAGGAAGCTGCAGGCCCGTTTGGCCGAGGCCGAGGAGACCATCGAGTCCCTCAACCAGAAGTGCATTGGCCTGGAGAAGACCAAGCAGCGTCTTTCCACCGAGGTGGAGGATCTGCAGCTGGAGGTCGACCGTGCCAACGCCATTGCCAACGCTGCCGAGAAGAAGCAGAAGGCCTTCGACAAGATCATCGGCGAGTGGAAACTCAAGGTCGACGATCtggctgctgagctggatgCCTCCCAGAAGGAGTGCCGCAACTACTCCACCGAGCTGTTCCGTCTTAAGGGCGCCTACGAGGAGGGCCAGGAGCAGTTGGAGGCTGTGCGTCGTGAGAACAAGAACCTGGCTGATGAGGTCAAGGATCTGCTCGACCAGATCGGTGAGGGTGGCCGCAACATCCATGAGATCGAGAAGGCCCGCAAGCGCCTGGAAGCCGAGAAGGACGAGCTCCAGGCTGCCCTCGAGGAGGCTGAGGCCGCTCTTGAGCAGGAGGAGAACAAGGTGCTCCGCGCTCAGCTTGAGCTGTCCCAGGTGCGCCAGGAGATCGACCGCCGCATccaggagaaggaggaggagttcGAGAACACCCGCAAGAACCACCAGCGTGCCCTCGACTCCATGCAGGCTTCCCTCGAAGCCGAGGCCAAGGGCAAGGCTGAGGCCCTGCGCATGAAGAAGAAGCTGGAGGCTGACATCAACGAGCTTGAGATTGCTCTGGATCACGCCAACAAG GCTAACGCCGAGGCCCAGAAGAACATCAAGCGTtaccagcagcagctgaaGGACATCCAGACTGCCCTCGAGGAGGAGCAGCGCGCCCGCGACGATGCCCGCGAACAGCTGGGTATCTCCGAGCGTCGTGCCAACGCCCTCCAGAACGAACTGGAAGAGTCTCGCACTCTGCTGGAGCAGGCCGACCGTGGCCGTCGCCAGGCCGAGCAGGAGCTGGCCGATGCCCACGAGCAGCTGAACGAAGTGTCCGCCCAGAACGCCTCCATCTCCGCTGCCAAGAGGAAGCTGGAGTCCGAGCTGCAGACCCTGCACTCCGACCTGGACGAACTCCTGAACGAAGCCAAGAACTCCGAGGAGAAGGCCAAGAAGGCTATGGTCGATGCCGCCCGCCTGGCCGATGAGCTGCGCGCTGAGCAGGATCATGCCCAGACCCAGGAGAAATTGAGGAAGGCCCTCGAGCAGCAGATCAAGGAGCTGCAGGTCCGTCTGGACGAGGCTGAGGCCAACGCCCTCAAGGGAGGCAAGAAGGCCATTCAGAAGCTTGAGCAGCGCGTCCGCGAGCTCGAGAACGAGCTGGATGGTGAGCAGAGGAGGCACGCCGATGCCCAGAAGAACCTGCGCAAGTCTGAGCGTCGCGTCAAGGAGCTGAGCTTCCAGTCCGAGGAGGACCGCAAGAACCACGAGCGCATGCAGGATCTGGTCGACAAGCTGCAACAGAAGATCAAGACATACAAGAGGCAGATCGAGGAGGCCGAGGAAATCGCCGCCCTCAACTTGGCCAAATTCCGCAAGGCTCAGCAGGAGCTTGAGGAGGCCGAGGAGCGTGCCGATCTGGCCGAGCAGGCCATCAGCAAATTCCGCGCCAAGGGACGTGCCGGTTCTGTCGGTCGTGGTGCCAGCCCAGCG CCCCGTGCGACGTCCGTTAGGCCACAATTCGACGGATTGGCCTTCCCACCAAGATTCGACCTTGCTCCTGAAAACGAATTCTAA